The segment GAGGCCGTGGGGCACGGGGGTGAGCAGCACGTGGACGCCGTCGAGCTCGAAGTGAAGCACGCGGCCCGCGTCGCCGGCCTGCTCGTCCACGACCTCCCAGGCGGGAGTGATGGTCTCGCCCCACAGTGCGGCGAAGCGTTCGGTGGCGGCCTCGAGGTCGACGGGCGCGCGCATGATCGCCGCGGCCGAGAACATCGCGGGGGCGGTGGGGTGGATGGAGGTGATTCCGAGCTCGTGCATGGCACGAGTCTACCGGGTGGTCCCTAACTATCCGCGACCAGGGTACCCGCCTCCAGCGGGATCAGCCCGCGCACGCCCTGCCACGCCTCCGCGGTGTCTAGCAGGTCGGAGAGCGGGGTGCCGAAGCGCGCCTCGATCGCGGGGCGCTCCACGTAGTAGCTCCTGCCCGGCGTCACGTACGTCACCGAGCGGGCGTTATCGATGGCGGCCATGAACGCGATCGCCGAATACAGGACATTCTCCCGCTCGTTGGTGGTCTCCCCGTCGACGATCATGACCACCACGTCCGTGTCGTGGATCTCCACTCGGTCGATGCGCGCCCCCAGCGGGAGCGCGTACAGCGCCTGGATCGTGTTCGAGTTGTCGCCAACGTAGGGCTCACGGTGGTGGTCGATCACGCTGATGTCGTGCGTCAGGAACGACGACTGCTGTTCCAAGGATTGTGCCTGCGCCGCGGTGGCGTCGGATTGCGTCAGGCGGATCCACGTAAAGCCAATGATGACGATCATGGCCAGCCCGATGGAGATGAGCACCTGCACCATCAGGCTCTTACGCGAGGAGGAACTGTTCATGCTCCCATTATTGTTGACCTGCCCGTATGGACCAATAGCCCTCCGGGTTGAAAGGGGGGCCGGCACCACCCGGCTAGGGGATGAGGGCGGGCGGAATCACGCCGGCCTGCCTCCGCTAGCTGGGAAGGCCGCGCTGGTGACACGGGTTAGCCGCGAAGGTCGAGGAAGAAGGGGCCGCGCTGGTCGAGCTCATTCATGTAGAGGGCATCCCAGTGCTGCCAGGGTTCCTTGGACAGGGAGTCGTTGGTGAAGCGCGGGTCGGTGGTGACTTCGGTGACGCAGAAGTCGGGGATGACCAGGTCCACCACCGGGCTGAGGCGCTCGATCTCCGCCACCACCAGTCCGGCGTTCTGGCCGGCGAAGACGTCGAACTCCCAGCCGTCCTCGCCCACCCACAGCGAGTGGCGGGTCTTCGCCACGATCCGGCCCGAACGCTGGATGATCTGCACGGCGACGTCGGGGTCGAGCTCGGTCTCCATCTCGTAGCGCTCGCCCGCCACCGACGGAGACTTCACCGCGATCGTCGCCACCGGCGCGGTGGGCGCCGGGCGCGCTCGGTCCGAGGCTGACGCCGACGCCGCGGCGGGAATTGAGCTGGCGCCTGCGGCGCTGCCGGCCACGAGCTTGGCCAAGAGGCGGCGCTCGTAGGCGCCGA is part of the Trueperella abortisuis genome and harbors:
- a CDS encoding DUF4825 domain-containing protein, with protein sequence MNSSSSRKSLMVQVLISIGLAMIVIIGFTWIRLTQSDATAAQAQSLEQQSSFLTHDISVIDHHREPYVGDNSNTIQALYALPLGARIDRVEIHDTDVVVMIVDGETTNERENVLYSAIAFMAAIDNARSVTYVTPGRSYYVERPAIEARFGTPLSDLLDTAEAWQGVRGLIPLEAGTLVADS
- a CDS encoding CYTH domain-containing protein encodes the protein MEDFPFEFERKFLVRELPEGVVEHGAPKVIIQAYVFAEAGYAIRVRLAFRGVDIQADLDAPAFDPGVDELGAYERRLLAKLVAGSAAGASSIPAAASASASDRARPAPTAPVATIAVKSPSVAGERYEMETELDPDVAVQIIQRSGRIVAKTRHSLWVGEDGWEFDVFAGQNAGLVVAEIERLSPVVDLVIPDFCVTEVTTDPRFTNDSLSKEPWQHWDALYMNELDQRGPFFLDLRG